A genomic stretch from Arachis stenosperma cultivar V10309 chromosome 3, arast.V10309.gnm1.PFL2, whole genome shotgun sequence includes:
- the LOC130965893 gene encoding uncharacterized protein LOC130965893 translates to MRSCSSGDNEYDTCGNASETTDMGDDTHENCVCPDPETSQGDAPGFRCTEDFIDKIFSTEEEAYAAYKQFAWLRGFGTRNEKHYDCPARVREEKLESQTGCLAKLKIYFDMQDQVWKVCRIDDDHNHPLAPTMFSHRNLSESDKAQVDSLKKFEIVTSKIMAYMAGQSGGYRMLRFTKRDLYNIKIYTMLFNIKFHLAVSIQIYRRIPSN, encoded by the exons ATGAGGTCTTGTTCGAGTGGGGATAACGAGTACGACACGTGCGGGAATGCGTCCGAGACTACTGATATGGGTGACGATACCCACGAGAACTGCGTCTGCCCAGACCCAGAGACTTCTCAGGGTGATGCTCCCGGGTTTAGGTGCACAGAGGATTTCATCGACAAAATCTTTAGTACGGAGGAAGAGGCTTATGCGGCATACAAGCAATTTGCCTGGCTACGGGGGTTTG GCACAAGGAATGAGAAACACTACGATTGTCCAGCACGAGTACGGGAGGAGAAGTTGGAGAGTCAGACGGGCTGTTTGGCAAAGCTGAAAATTTACTTTGACATGCAAGACCAGGTTTGGAAAGTCTGTAGGATAGACGACGATCATAACCACCCTCTGGCTCCAACCATGTTTAGTCATCGGAATCTGAGTGAGTCTGATAAGGCCCAAGTTGATAGTCTAAAAAAGTTCGAGATTGTCACATCTAAGATTATGGCTTACATGGCTGGGCAGTCAGGGGGCTATAGGATGCTTCGGTTTACGAAGAGGGATCTGTACAATATCAAAATCTACACAATGTTGTTCAACATTAAATTTCACCTAGCTGTTTCAATCCAAATATACAGAAGAATTCCAAGTAATTAA
- the LOC130969711 gene encoding early nodulin-like protein 9 yields MEFVRPLPLLLILLSVLSTTRAVKFNVGGSAGWVPNPSQSYNQWAGSNRFQINDTLVFKYKKGSDSVLEVKKEDYDKCNKSNPIKKFDDGNTEFTLDHSGPFYFISGQDQNCQNKGQKLIVVVLAPRGTTPTPPSPKSPSPTPTPTPTPAPAPSGSPPVPAPTPAPAGNPPAPSVSPPTPTPATSPAPAGNSPSPSPVSGPPAPTPAGTTPSPSSGSPGPTTSPPVPPPATPPGGAAPGTANPPASSETAPPPGKNNAWAATPSKFLVYSATIVVAAVFFV; encoded by the exons ATGGAGTTTGTGCGACCTCTTCCCCTTTTGTTGATTCTCTTATCTGTTTTGTCGACCACCCGAGCCGTCAAATTTAACGTTGGTGGAAGCGCAGGGTGGGTTCCAAACCCTTCTCAGAGTTACAATCAATGGGCTGGGAGCAACAGGTTCCAAATCAATGACACTCTAG TTTTCAAATACAAGAAGGGTTCAGACTCGGTGCTAGAGGTGAAGAAAGAAGACTACGATAAGTGTAACAAATCAAACCCAATAAAGAAGTTTGACGACGGTAACACGGAATTCACCTTGGATCATTCAGGTCCATTCTACTTCATCAGCGGCCAAGACCAAAACTGTCAGAACAAAGGTCAGAAACTAATCGTTGTTGTCTTGGCGCCACGTGGCACTACACCAACACCGCCTTCACCAAAATCACCctcaccaacaccaacaccaacaccaacaccagcACCAGCACCATCTGGCTCGCCGCCGGTGCCGGCACCGACACCAGCACCCGCCGGAAATCCTCCGGCGCCTTCCGTTTCACCACCTACACCAACTCCGGCGACTTCACCGGCTCCGGCGGGGAATTCACCGTCACCATCTCCTGTAAGTGGACCTCCGGCCCCGACTCCGGCGGGTACAACGCCGTCTCCTTCATCTGGATCACCGGGTCCGACGACTTCACCTCCCGTTCCGCCTCCGGCGACACCTCCGGGGGGTGCAGCTCCTGGAACGGCTAATCCGCCAGCTTCAAGTGAAACGGCTCCACCGCCGGGAAAAAATAACGCATGGGCTGCTACTCCTTCGAAATTCTTGGTGTATTCGGCTACCATTGTTGTTGCTGCCGTGTTCTTCGTTTGA